DNA sequence from the Cohnella herbarum genome:
GTCAAAATTTCGAGATTTCGCTTACGAAATTCTCATGTTATTTTTAGTTATATGTTCACAAAAGCCTTGAAGGATATAGAATAAAAAGCAGTTCTATTTATTGCTCCCTTCATTTTCTGCGGTTAACTAAACAAACGTAACAATTTTACGCAATTGTTTTCGATAAATACTTAGAAATAAGTCTATCAGAGTCGTGAAAATCAAAATTACATGATAAACTGGAAACATATGTTTCTGATAAAAAGGAGATTACGGTCATGAGTACCATTAGAGAGGTTGCCCACTTGGCCAACGTATCCACCGCTACCGTCTCGCGGGTATTAAACAACGATTCTACTTATAAAATCACCGAAGAAACCCGCGCTAAGGTGATCCAGGCGGCTTCGCAACTGAATTACCGAATCCACCCGAACGCGAAGCGTCCTCTCCGGGAACTATCGAATATGAAAATCGGATGCGTGCTCAGCGTAACGAAAGATAAATATAACGATCCTTATTTTATGTCGATCTTGTCCGGCGCGGAGGAAAGACTGCTCGCCGAAGGATTGGACGTGGCATTTATCCGAACGGGAGCGGAATTGGATGAAAAGCACATTTTGTTAAATACGTTTAACGAGCCCATTACGGGACTGATCCTCATGGAAACTTTAAATCACGAAACCTACGAGTATTTGCGAAAGCACGTGCCTTATATCGTCGGGATCGACACGGAACGCTGGGATATCGACAACGTCGGTTACGATCATCACCATGTGGCCTCGATGGCCGTGAGCCATCTGATCGAGAAGGGCCATACGAAGATCGGATTTATCGGGGGAAGCGGCTTAAGAGGGAACATTCGGGAGAGCCAGCGGTATCGGGGATATTATTCTACCATGCATGCGGCCGGATTAACGGTCAATCCCGATTGGGTGATCGATTGTTTATGGGACGAAGCAAAATGCATCGAGAAAGTCGACGAGCTCTGCAAAAGCAGCCGCCTGCCGACCGCCTTCTTCGTGGCGAGCGATCTGATGGCGATGGCTGCCTTA
Encoded proteins:
- a CDS encoding LacI family DNA-binding transcriptional regulator, with the protein product MSTIREVAHLANVSTATVSRVLNNDSTYKITEETRAKVIQAASQLNYRIHPNAKRPLRELSNMKIGCVLSVTKDKYNDPYFMSILSGAEERLLAEGLDVAFIRTGAELDEKHILLNTFNEPITGLILMETLNHETYEYLRKHVPYIVGIDTERWDIDNVGYDHHHVASMAVSHLIEKGHTKIGFIGGSGLRGNIRESQRYRGYYSTMHAAGLTVNPDWVIDCLWDEAKCIEKVDELCKSSRLPTAFFVASDLMAMAALNGLYNNGVAVPDETAVIGLSNIEMSKYSNPPLTTIHVPTKEIGMVAVDLLLERIKGSTVLAKRVSLPTNLIVRSST